The following are encoded together in the Lactuca sativa cultivar Salinas chromosome 1, Lsat_Salinas_v11, whole genome shotgun sequence genome:
- the LOC111906544 gene encoding uncharacterized protein LOC111906544: MGESPDTINDYMRMSKRTARESLYTLSRGVVETFGDVYLRKPSLHDLQKLYAAHEECQGFPGMIGSIDCTHWKWKNCPVAWKGQYASGHHGSPSLVLEAVASQDLWIWHAFFGVTGSNNDVNVLDQSLIFDDLLNGKAPDAPFTVNRNEYKYEYYLTDGIYCQYSTFVKAFHHPVEELDKFFNRRQEGARKDVERAFGMLKAK, encoded by the coding sequence ATGGGGGAGTCACCCGACACCATAAATGACTATATGAGAATGTCCaaaagaaccgcaagagagagtttGTATACATTGTCAAGGGGTGTTGTTGAAACCTTTGGAGATGTGTATTTGCGGAAACCTTCGTTGCATGATTTGCAAAAATTGTATGCGGCGCATGAAGAATGCCAAGGGTTTCCCGGAATGATCGGAAGCATTGATTGCACACACTGGAAATGGAAAAATTGTCCGGTAGCATGGAAAGGGCAATACGCAAGTGGTCATCACGGATCACCTTCGTTGGTTTTAGAGGCTGTCGCTTCtcaagatttatggatttggcATGCATTTTTTGGGGTTACGGGTTCCAACAACGATGTCAACGTTCTTGATCAGTCGTTAATATTCGACGATCTTTTGAATGGAAAAGCCCCGGATGCTCCTTTCACGGTGAATAGAAACGAATACAAATATGAGTATTACCTTACAGATGGAATATATTGTCAGTATTCCACATTCGTGAAGGCATTTCACCATCCGGTTGAAGAACTAGACAAATTTTTTAATAGAAGACAAGAAGGAGCACGCAAGGATGTGGAACGTGCTTTTGGAATGCTGAAGGCGAAGTGA